Proteins encoded within one genomic window of Flavobacterium oreochromis:
- a CDS encoding ribonucleoside-diphosphate reductase subunit alpha produces MYVVKRDGHKEPVMFDKITDRIKKLCYGLNDMVDAVKVAMRVIEGLYDGVTTSELDNLAAETAAAMTVTHPDYAQLAARIAISNLHKNTKKSFSETMNDMFHYVSPRTGKEAPLISDEVHKVIMENSAFLDSHVIYNRDFNYDYFGFKTLERSYLLKINGKIAERPQHMLMRVAVGIHLNDLESAIETYELMSKKFFTHATPTLFNAGTPKPQMSSCFLLAMQDDSIDGIYDTLKQTAKISQSAGGIGLSIHNVRATGSYIRGTNGTSNGIVPMLRVFNDTARYVDQGGGKRKGSFAIYIETWHADIMDFLDLKKNHGKEEMRARDLFYAMWTSDLFMKRVESDDKWTLMCPNECPGLYDVYGEEFEALYTQYENEGRGRKTIKARELWEKILESQIETGTPYMLYKDAANRKSNQKNLGTIRSSNLCTEIMEYTSADEIAVCNLASLSLPMFVEEEKFNHELLYKVTKRVTRNLNKVIDRNYYPVKEAENSNMRHRPVGLGVQGLADAFIMLRMPFTSDEAKKLNQEIFETMYFAAVEASMEIAKEEGPYSTFKGSPISEGQFQYNLWGITDEDLSGRWDWASLRKEVMQYGVRNSLLMAPMPTASTSQILGNNEAFEPYTSNIYTRRVLSGEFIVVNKHLLEDLVKCGLWNEDLKQEIMRHNGSVQNIDRIPQELKDLYKTVWEMSMKDIIDMSRQRGYFIDQSQSLNLFMEGATFAKLTSMHFYAWKSGLKTGMYYLRTKAAVDAIKFTLNNEKKTELTTVPNKEAELVTPEGEMTAEEFRAMIERSRNAEPEDCEMCGS; encoded by the coding sequence ATGTACGTAGTAAAAAGAGATGGGCATAAAGAACCCGTAATGTTTGACAAAATTACAGACAGAATTAAAAAGCTGTGCTATGGCTTAAATGACATGGTAGATGCAGTAAAAGTTGCCATGCGAGTAATTGAAGGTTTATATGATGGAGTAACTACTTCTGAATTAGATAATTTAGCTGCAGAAACCGCAGCAGCCATGACCGTTACACATCCTGATTATGCACAATTAGCTGCTAGAATTGCCATTTCTAACTTACATAAAAACACAAAAAAATCGTTTTCTGAAACAATGAACGATATGTTTCACTATGTAAGCCCACGCACAGGTAAAGAAGCACCCCTTATCTCTGATGAAGTACATAAAGTAATCATGGAAAATTCAGCTTTTCTAGATTCACATGTAATTTACAATCGTGATTTTAATTACGATTATTTTGGATTCAAAACCTTAGAACGTTCTTATTTACTTAAAATTAACGGAAAGATAGCTGAACGCCCACAACATATGCTAATGCGTGTTGCTGTTGGAATTCACTTAAACGATTTAGAATCAGCAATTGAAACTTACGAATTGATGTCTAAAAAGTTCTTCACACATGCGACTCCAACGCTTTTCAATGCTGGAACACCCAAACCTCAAATGTCTTCGTGCTTTCTTTTAGCAATGCAAGATGACAGTATTGATGGGATTTATGATACATTAAAACAAACTGCTAAAATCTCACAATCTGCTGGAGGTATTGGTTTATCAATCCACAACGTACGTGCAACTGGATCTTATATCAGAGGAACGAATGGCACTTCTAACGGAATTGTACCAATGTTACGCGTTTTCAATGACACAGCTCGTTATGTAGATCAAGGAGGAGGAAAACGAAAAGGAAGTTTTGCTATTTACATTGAAACTTGGCATGCTGACATTATGGATTTCTTAGATCTAAAGAAAAATCATGGCAAGGAAGAAATGCGTGCTCGTGATTTATTCTATGCCATGTGGACTTCTGATTTATTCATGAAACGTGTAGAATCTGATGACAAATGGACATTAATGTGTCCTAATGAATGTCCTGGTTTATATGATGTATACGGCGAGGAATTTGAAGCTTTATATACTCAATATGAAAACGAAGGTCGTGGACGTAAAACAATTAAAGCACGTGAACTATGGGAAAAAATCCTAGAATCTCAAATAGAAACAGGAACTCCTTATATGCTATATAAAGATGCTGCCAATCGTAAGTCTAATCAAAAAAATTTAGGAACAATTCGTTCTTCAAATTTATGTACAGAAATTATGGAGTATACTTCTGCAGATGAAATTGCAGTATGTAACTTAGCATCTTTATCATTACCTATGTTTGTGGAAGAAGAAAAATTTAACCACGAGTTATTATACAAGGTAACAAAACGTGTTACTCGTAACCTCAACAAAGTAATCGACAGAAATTATTATCCGGTTAAAGAAGCCGAAAACTCAAATATGCGCCACCGTCCAGTAGGATTAGGAGTACAAGGTCTAGCAGATGCTTTTATTATGTTACGTATGCCTTTCACAAGCGACGAAGCAAAAAAGCTAAATCAAGAAATCTTCGAAACCATGTATTTTGCAGCTGTAGAAGCTTCTATGGAAATAGCAAAAGAAGAAGGTCCTTATTCTACCTTCAAAGGTTCTCCTATATCTGAAGGACAATTCCAATACAATCTTTGGGGAATAACAGATGAAGATTTATCAGGCCGCTGGGACTGGGCATCATTACGAAAAGAAGTAATGCAATATGGCGTACGCAACTCTTTGTTAATGGCTCCAATGCCTACCGCTTCTACATCACAAATTCTTGGAAATAACGAAGCCTTTGAACCTTATACTTCAAACATTTATACACGTCGTGTACTTTCTGGCGAGTTTATCGTTGTAAATAAACATTTATTAGAAGATTTAGTGAAATGTGGCTTATGGAACGAAGATTTAAAACAAGAAATAATGCGCCACAATGGTTCAGTACAAAATATTGACCGTATTCCACAAGAGTTAAAAGACTTATATAAAACTGTTTGGGAGATGTCCATGAAAGATATTATTGATATGTCTCGTCAACGTGGTTATTTCATCGACCAATCACAATCATTAAACCTCTTTATGGAAGGTGCAACCTTTGCTAAGTTAACATCAATGCATTTCTATGCTTGGAAATCAGGCTTAAAAACAGGCATGTATTACTTACGCACCAAAGCAGCAGTAGATGCTATTAAATTTACATTAAATAACGAAAAGAAAACAGAACTTACAACAGTACCTAATAAAGAAGCAGAATTAGTTACACCGGAAGGTGAAATGACAGCAGAAGAATTTAGAGCCATGATTGAGCGTTCTCGTAATGCAGAACCTGAAGATTGCGAAATGTGTGGTTCTTAA
- a CDS encoding M36 family metallopeptidase, which yields MIKKYPFLLFLLFSSISFSQNNIDLIKKYLKENLSNSKISQNEIDNLIISDEFTTTSNHTVCHVKQTQNGIPIYNLDSNFLIDRTGKVSGKLKPIQNLTDNTNKRIQKIDFNTALIKALASTNDILSNYRLNKVENNKFKAEDTSSNTQNINNQLVYFLTDKNELKLTYFFEYYSSNGENDLWNIFIDAETGNIIKKSNNTLKCSFNKEHNHTTTNSSFLFKEENIQNLSSLTHGTTNYKVIPWNYESPNHYKEAFPTSTDGRTIVTNPQSSKALAPLTVAASPNGWHNNNSTINNLTIDNSTIFNYTRGNNVFAYSDTTNSDPLTNTVTTYTNSSSGIYPDLSFQYSYSGLSASPINEINAATTNLFYMNNIMHDLWYQYGFDERNKNFQDKNYGRGGLQGDYVLAQSQDNSMNLNPSYNNANFSTPTDGYNPKMQMYLWKHIAPIKVQITSGTLSGTTFEAIDNDFTSGHIELPITPTNLSGELILFHDGINPDIYDGCSIPKNVLTNKIAVVRRGNCSFSSKAIAAQNAGAKALIIVNNTLPLEIGGGDPNITIPVIGLSKKKGIS from the coding sequence ATGATTAAAAAATACCCCTTTTTATTATTTTTATTATTCTCAAGTATTTCGTTTAGTCAAAACAACATTGATTTAATAAAAAAATATCTAAAGGAAAATTTATCCAATTCAAAAATTAGTCAAAATGAAATTGACAATCTAATTATATCTGATGAATTTACTACAACCAGTAACCATACTGTTTGTCACGTAAAACAGACACAAAACGGCATCCCGATCTATAATCTTGATTCTAATTTTTTAATTGATAGGACAGGAAAAGTTTCAGGTAAGTTAAAACCTATTCAAAACTTAACAGATAACACAAATAAAAGAATCCAAAAAATAGATTTTAATACTGCTCTAATAAAAGCTTTAGCATCAACAAATGATATCCTATCAAACTACAGATTAAACAAGGTAGAAAACAATAAATTTAAAGCAGAGGACACTTCTAGTAACACTCAAAATATCAATAATCAATTAGTTTATTTTTTAACTGATAAAAACGAATTAAAACTCACTTATTTTTTTGAATATTATTCTAGTAATGGTGAGAATGATTTATGGAATATTTTTATAGATGCTGAAACAGGAAACATCATAAAAAAATCTAATAATACTTTAAAATGCTCGTTTAACAAAGAACACAATCATACAACAACTAATTCTTCCTTTTTATTTAAAGAAGAAAATATTCAAAATTTATCTTCCTTAACACATGGTACAACGAACTACAAAGTCATACCTTGGAATTATGAAAGCCCTAATCATTATAAGGAAGCATTTCCAACAAGTACAGATGGAAGAACAATTGTTACAAATCCTCAATCTTCTAAGGCATTAGCTCCGCTAACTGTTGCTGCTTCCCCTAACGGATGGCATAATAACAATTCAACTATTAACAATTTAACTATTGACAATTCAACTATTTTTAATTACACTAGAGGTAATAATGTTTTTGCTTATTCAGACACAACTAATTCAGATCCATTAACAAACACTGTTACTACTTATACAAATTCCTCTTCAGGAATATATCCAGATTTAAGCTTTCAATATTCCTATTCAGGCTTATCAGCTAGTCCTATAAATGAAATTAATGCAGCTACTACAAACTTATTTTACATGAATAATATCATGCATGATTTGTGGTATCAGTATGGATTTGATGAAAGAAATAAAAATTTTCAAGATAAAAATTATGGCCGTGGCGGATTACAAGGAGATTATGTTTTAGCTCAATCACAAGATAACTCCATGAATCTTAACCCCTCCTATAATAATGCTAATTTTTCTACTCCTACTGATGGTTATAATCCCAAAATGCAAATGTACTTATGGAAACACATTGCACCAATAAAAGTACAAATTACTAGTGGTACATTATCAGGAACCACATTTGAGGCCATAGATAATGATTTTACTTCTGGACATATTGAATTACCTATAACACCTACAAATCTATCTGGAGAACTTATTTTATTTCATGACGGGATAAATCCTGATATATACGATGGATGTTCTATTCCAAAAAATGTATTAACAAATAAAATTGCTGTTGTCAGAAGAGGTAATTGTAGTTTTTCTTCAAAAGCTATAGCAGCACAAAACGCTGGCGCAAAAGCTCTAATAATTGTAAATAATACATTGCCTTTAGAAATTGGTGGTGGAGATCCAAATATTACGATCCCAGTTATTGGTTTATCTAAAAAGAAGGGGATCAGCTAG
- a CDS encoding M36 family metallopeptidase, whose amino-acid sequence MLKTENNVNVVFENTNSYIYADGDFDNGIIAHEYGHGISTRLSGNCLNSSEQMGEGWSDWFWLMMQIKPQDKGTDLKAIGTFTTNQLTNGKGIRKYPYTTNMSINPYTYADLNKMWYLDPTDKEEKINVHAIGSVWATILWDLTWAYINKYGYDSNIYNGTGGNNKVMKIVLDAIKIDGCSPSFITGRDAILAADRATTGGQDYELIWKVFSRRGVGYSASSGTSNTGVQGIKDNPTSLHTDLPPDIVLNNENFISNNLINVYPNPSNNGFINISFDRTMTDLTLKINDINGRIVYSRDINNSNELELIDLNYLQKGFYILNLKSQNVHLTKKIVLE is encoded by the coding sequence ATATTAAAAACAGAAAATAATGTTAATGTAGTATTTGAGAATACAAATTCGTATATCTACGCTGATGGTGATTTTGATAATGGTATCATAGCACATGAATATGGACATGGAATATCAACAAGACTTTCAGGCAATTGTTTAAATAGTTCCGAACAAATGGGAGAAGGATGGTCTGACTGGTTTTGGTTAATGATGCAAATAAAACCTCAAGACAAAGGAACTGATTTAAAAGCCATTGGAACTTTCACAACAAACCAATTAACTAATGGTAAAGGCATTAGAAAATACCCTTATACAACAAATATGTCTATTAATCCTTATACATATGCAGATTTAAATAAAATGTGGTATTTAGATCCAACTGATAAAGAAGAAAAAATTAACGTTCATGCTATTGGAAGCGTTTGGGCTACTATTTTATGGGATTTAACATGGGCTTACATTAACAAATATGGTTATGACAGTAACATTTACAATGGTACAGGTGGAAATAATAAAGTAATGAAAATTGTACTAGATGCGATTAAAATTGATGGCTGTTCACCAAGTTTTATTACTGGTAGAGATGCTATTTTAGCCGCAGATCGGGCAACAACTGGAGGTCAAGATTATGAATTAATTTGGAAAGTATTTTCCAGAAGAGGAGTAGGTTATAGCGCTTCATCAGGTACAAGTAATACCGGTGTTCAAGGAATAAAAGACAACCCAACTTCTTTACACACAGACCTCCCTCCTGATATTGTTTTAAATAATGAAAATTTTATTTCAAACAACTTAATTAATGTTTATCCTAACCCTTCCAATAATGGTTTTATAAATATTTCTTTCGACCGAACGATGACTGATTTAACATTAAAAATTAATGACATTAACGGACGAATTGTTTATTCTAGAGATATTAACAATAGTAATGAATTAGAATTAATAGACTTAAATTATTTACAAAAGGGATTTTACATCCTTAATCTAAAAAGTCAAAACGTTCACTTAACTAAAAAAATAGTACTAGAATAA
- a CDS encoding nucleoside deaminase, producing MENIFTDEYFMKKALQEAEIAFNKGEIPVGAVIVVDNRVIARSHNLTEMLNDVTAHAEMQAITASANFLGGKYLKGCTLYVTLEPCQMCAGALYWSQISKIVYGASDEQRGYKTMGAKLHPKTLVVSDIMKDECTRLMKDFFKKKR from the coding sequence ATGGAAAACATATTTACTGACGAATATTTTATGAAAAAAGCTTTACAAGAGGCAGAGATAGCTTTTAACAAAGGTGAAATCCCTGTTGGAGCTGTAATTGTTGTAGACAATCGGGTGATTGCACGAAGTCATAATCTTACTGAAATGCTAAATGATGTTACAGCACATGCTGAAATGCAAGCTATAACTGCTTCTGCAAATTTTTTAGGAGGAAAATATCTAAAAGGTTGTACTTTATATGTTACACTAGAACCTTGTCAGATGTGTGCAGGTGCCCTATATTGGAGCCAAATTTCAAAAATTGTTTATGGAGCATCTGACGAACAAAGAGGATATAAAACAATGGGAGCTAAATTACATCCTAAGACATTAGTCGTATCGGATATTATGAAAGATGAATGCACTCGTTTAATGAAAGATTTTTTTAAAAAAAAGAGATAA
- a CDS encoding cold-shock protein has protein sequence MLTGKVKFFVESKGFGFITNDETGSDIFVHITATGGKELKEGQKVSYNEEDGRKGKVATNVVVIE, from the coding sequence ATGCTAACAGGCAAAGTGAAATTTTTTGTAGAGTCTAAAGGTTTTGGATTCATTACAAACGACGAGACTGGATCAGACATCTTTGTTCACATTACTGCAACAGGTGGTAAAGAACTTAAAGAAGGACAAAAAGTTTCGTACAACGAAGAAGACGGACGTAAAGGTAAAGTAGCTACTAATGTAGTTGTTATCGAATAA
- a CDS encoding DinB family protein, which produces MKTTTINLINELKEQVQDHINYVLILKRQELYFLQHRNSKTSWNILECLEHLNLYEDYYLPEIERIISKSTSKPKINYTSGWLGNYFANSMLVAKGISKIKTFKDKNPLGISLDISTIDRFLEHQNQLLHLLERAKEVNLERERIKISIVPWLTIQLGDIFRFIVNHDERHIAQAQKINP; this is translated from the coding sequence ATGAAAACAACTACTATCAATTTAATTAATGAGTTAAAGGAACAAGTTCAAGATCATATAAATTATGTTTTAATTTTAAAAAGACAAGAGCTGTATTTTTTACAACATCGAAATTCAAAGACTTCTTGGAATATTTTAGAATGTTTAGAACATTTAAATCTTTATGAAGACTATTATTTACCTGAAATAGAAAGAATAATTTCTAAAAGTACCTCTAAACCTAAAATAAATTATACTTCAGGTTGGTTGGGAAATTATTTTGCAAACAGTATGTTAGTTGCTAAAGGGATAAGTAAAATCAAAACTTTTAAAGATAAAAACCCTCTAGGAATATCCTTAGATATATCTACAATTGATAGGTTTTTAGAACATCAAAATCAACTATTACATTTATTAGAGAGGGCAAAAGAAGTAAATCTTGAAAGAGAAAGGATAAAGATTAGTATAGTTCCTTGGTTAACGATACAATTAGGTGATATTTTTCGTTTTATTGTCAATCATGATGAGCGCCATATTGCTCAGGCTCAAAAAATAAATCCATAA